One region of Candidatus Cetobacterium colombiensis genomic DNA includes:
- a CDS encoding L-threonylcarbamoyladenylate synthase: protein MKRIVYKEDNIEIKVIKNILDNDGIIVYPTDTVYGVAASINSIKGLKKVYEAKERNFKSPLIALLSKVEYIEKIAVIDKKQKELINILAKNFWPGALTIILNKKNNVPDIMVSNGLTVGIRIPALKLAQDIIESVGGILPTTSANISGERTPKSYDELNEKFIDRVDLIVDGGETPLGVESTILDLTKDNPTILREGAIKKEEIEKLIGKL from the coding sequence ATGAAAAGAATTGTATATAAAGAAGACAATATTGAAATAAAAGTCATAAAAAATATTTTAGATAATGATGGGATAATTGTATATCCAACTGATACAGTCTATGGAGTAGCAGCAAGTATCAATTCTATAAAAGGGCTAAAAAAAGTTTATGAAGCTAAAGAAAGAAATTTTAAATCACCTTTAATAGCACTTTTAAGTAAGGTAGAATATATAGAAAAAATAGCAGTGATTGATAAAAAACAGAAGGAACTCATAAATATATTGGCTAAGAATTTTTGGCCTGGAGCTTTAACAATAATTTTAAATAAAAAAAATAATGTTCCGGATATAATGGTTTCAAATGGATTAACTGTAGGAATAAGAATACCTGCTTTAAAATTAGCTCAAGATATAATCGAAAGTGTTGGAGGAATACTTCCAACAACGAGTGCAAATATCTCAGGTGAAAGAACACCTAAGAGTTATGATGAATTAAATGAAAAATTTATAGATAGAGTAGATCTTATTGTAGATGGAGGAGAAACTCCTTTAGGGGTAGAATCAACAATATTAGATTTAACAAAAGATAACCCTACAATTTTAAGAGAGGGAGCAATAAAAAAAGAAGAAATAGAGAAACTTATTGGAAAACTATAA